In Toxotes jaculatrix isolate fToxJac2 chromosome 12, fToxJac2.pri, whole genome shotgun sequence, the following are encoded in one genomic region:
- the LOC121190422 gene encoding aquaporin-11-like, with protein MTDLGVSLAVLGAAVLLSEVSRRTAARLFPGAYWIYLLEAASTFQLCCCTHELKLLGETARLELPVSLTLTYTMTVVHLLTFRGAMCNPTGALESFCRGTSNGKAAAVLIACQFGAAVAAQFFAASVWSLGFSDIHLRHQKFGFRCFDPLGGTLLEAAAVELACAFIVQAAAMHVHKVDEKLRAHCIAAVITALVYTGGSISGAVFNPVLAFSIQFPCSGHTYMEYCFVYWLGPILGVASCILLFEKIIPFLSGKSTIGLDVPAVQKQKTQ; from the exons ATGACTGACCTGGGGGTCTCCTTGGCGGTGTTGGGAGCTGCGGTGCTCCTCAGCGAAGTGAGCCGCCGGACGGCAGCGCGTCTGTTCCCTGGAGCTTATTGGATTTACCTTCTGGAAGCGGCGTCCACCttccagctctgctgctgcactcaTGAACTCAAACTGCTGGGCGAAACGGCCCGGTTAGAGCTGCCGGTCAGCCTAACCCTCACCTACACAATGACGGTCGTCCACCTACTAACTTTCCGGGGAGCGATGTGTAACCCCACCGGGGCTTTGGAGAGCTTTTGCCGCGGGACCAGCAACGGCAAGGCGGCCGCCGTCCTCATAGCATGCCAGTTCGGAGCTGCGGTCGCCGCGCAGTTCTTCGCAGCTTCCGTGTGGTCGCTGGGTTTCTCCGACATCCACCTCCGGCACCAGAAGTTTGGGTTCAGATGCTTTGACCCGCTCGGTGGGACTTTGCTGGAGGCCGCGGCCGTGGAGCTGGCCTGCGCGTTCATAGTCCAGGCTGCGGCCATGCATGTCCACAAAGTGGACGAGAAACTCCGAGCTCACTGCATCGCTGCTGTCATCACCGCTCTGGTTTACACAG gTGGAAGCATTTCAGGAGCTGTTTTTAACCCTGTCCTGGCCTTCTCCATCCAGTTCCCCTGCAGCGGCCACACTTACATGGAGTACTGCTTTGTCTACTGGCTAGGACCAATCCTGG GTGTGGCAAGCTGCATCCTTCTGTTTGAGAAGATTATCCCCTTCCTCTCTGGAAAAAGTACCATTGGGCTGGATGTCCCAGCTGTCCAGAAACAGAAGACACAGTAG